Within Sphingobium sp. SCG-1, the genomic segment AAGTTGATTGGCCCGGCGGCATTGGGCGCAGGGGCACTCCAGTTCAACTTGCTGATCTCGACTTCGCTCGCCGCGCGGTTCCTGCCGCAGGGTGCCGTCAGTTTCCTCTATTATGCCGACCGGCTGAACCAGTTGCCGCTGGGCTTGATCGGCATAGGGGTGGGCACGGCCATCCTCCCTGCCCTCTCGCGCCAGATCGGATTGGGGAACGAGGCAGCCGCATCGCACACCCAGAACCGGGCATTGGAGCTTTCGCTTTTCCTCGCCTTACCCGCAGCCGTCGCGCTGTGCGTTTCAGCCGTGCCGCTGATCCGGGGGCTGCTCCAACATGGCGCGTTTACCGCTGCCGACACGATCGGCACGGCAAGCGCCCTTGCCGCCTTCGCCGTCGGAGTGCCCGCCTATGTACTCATCAAGGTGCTGACGCCGGGCTTCTATGCGCGGCAGGACACCAAGACGCCGGTCCGGGTTGCCGTGTTCTCGATGCTGTTCAACCTTATCGGCAATCTCGTGCTGATCTGGCCGTTGGGCCATGTCGGGGTCGCGGTCTCAACGGCGATCGCGGCATGGGTGAACGTAATTGTGCTCTATTGGCTACTTCACCGCCGCGACCAGTTGCGGATGGATGCGCGCTTCAAGGACAAGGCCGTCCGCATATTCGCCGCCAGTACACTGATGGGGTTGGCGTTGTGGTTCCTGAACCCGTTCCTCGACGTCCATATGGCGCGCGGCGTGACGGAGCGAGTCATTGCCCTCATCCTGTTGTGCGGGATTGGGGGGCTGGTCTATGGGGTGGCGGCGCTGGTCCTCCGCACCTATGCGCTTTCCGAATTGCGAGCGCTTTTCAGGCGCGCGCCCAAGACGAATTGAGACACACGACATGCGCGTTCTTTCCGGCATCCAGCCCACCGGCAATTTGCACCTTGGCAATTATCTCGGCGCGATCCGTAACTGGGTGAAGATGCAGGACGAAATGGATGCGGACAGCCAGTGCTTCTTCTTCCTCGCCGACATGCATTCGATCACGGTCCATGAAGAGCGCACACAGCGGCTGAAGAACGTGCGTGAGATGGCCGCCGCGCTGATTGCCGCCGGGATCGACCCGGACCGGAGCGTGCTGTTCAATCAGGCCCGCGTGCCCGCCCATGCCGAGCTTGCCTGGTTGCTGAACGGCACTGCCCGCATCGGCTGGCTCAATCGCATGACGCAGTTCAAGGACAAGGCGGGCAAGAATCGCGAAGGCGCTTCGGTGGGCCTGTTCGTCTATCCGGTGCTGCAAGCGGCAGACGTGCTGCTCTATCAGGCGACGCATGTGCCGGTGGGTGAGGACCAGAAGCAGCATCTGGAGCTGACGCGCGATATAGCCGTCAAGTTCAACACCGACTTTGGCGTCGACCTGTTCACCCTGCCCGATCCGATCATCCCCAAGGAAACGGCGCGTATCATGTCGCTCCGCGACGGCACGTCCAAAATGTCGAAGTCCGATCCGTCCGACATGAGCCGGATCAACCTGACCGACGATGACGACACCATCGCCAGCAAAGTCCGCAAGGCGAAGACCGATCCCGATCCGTTGCCCGAAACCATGGCCGATCTGGTGGGCCGCCCGGAAGCCAGCAATCTGGTGGGTATATTCTCCGCGCTGACTGGGGAAAGCGGCGACTCGGTCTGTGCGCGATTTGCAGGACAGGGCTTTGGCGCGTTCAAGCCTGCGCTTGCGAACGTGCTCGTGGAAAGCTTGCGGCCCATTCGGCAGCGCTTCGAGGCACTGAAGAACGATAATACGGCGCTGGATGCCATTTTGTTGAAGGGGGCTGAAAAGGCCTCTGCTGCAGCGCGTCCCACTTTGCTTGGAGCTTATGAGGCCCTCGGCCTGATGCGCTGAAAATCGCATCGTCGTCCTGAACAAATGCTTCGATGACCCGTTTCTGATCTACGTTCAATCGCCGTTCAGTTGCGCTTTGCTATCGGAAAGCCAATATAGGCCGTATAGCGCCTTTAGCGGCCAGAATCAGGATGCATCCCATGTCCAAGTTACGCAAAGTCGGTCTACTAGCAGCCCCGGTACTGGCGCTGGTGGCGCTGTCAGGCTGTACCAATAATTTCAACGCCAATGTCGCGCGTTTCCAGCAATTGCCTGCGCCTCAGGGTCAGAGCTTTGCGGTCGTCGCGGACGATCCCCGTCTCGCTGGCGGGTTGGAGTTCTCGCAATATGCCGGCCTTGTTACCAGCCGCATGGCACAGCTTGGCTTCGTGCCTGCTGCCGATCCAGCGAACGCCAACCTTATCGTCCGGATGCGCTATGACGTGGATAACGGTCGGGAGAAGGTCCAGAGCACCGGGTTCGGCGGTGGCTGGGGCGGCGGTTGGGGTGGTGGCTGGGGCGGCTGGGGCCGTGGCGGTTACGCCGGCTTCTATGGCCCGCGTCGCTTCGGCTACGGCTTTTACGATCCGTTCCTGTTCGGCCCCGGCTATAATGATGTGAGCAGCTACACGGTTTACACCAGCCAGTTGGAACTCAAGATCGAGCAGGCCGGATCGGGCAAGCGCCTGTTTGAAGGCACCGCCTCCGCGCAATCGCTCAGTAACAAGCTGACTTATCTGGTGCCCAACCTCGTTGAAGCCATGTTCACCGATTTTCCGGGGCGCAATGGTGAAAATGTTAAGATCACTGTGGCACCTGAACCGAAGTAACGCGTTATACCCTTAGGTGTTGGCTCCCAAGCGCACCTTCATATGGCCCGGCGGTCCGAAAGGCACCGTCGGGCTTTCTTTTGACGATGCGGTGGTTAGGCAAGCTGCCTTGCTCAGCCTTCCAATTGCCGAAGCAATGCGCGCACATCCGCGTCAATGTCAGGATTTGATTCGCGCAAGGCCTCAATTGTGCGGACAGCGTGGA encodes:
- the murJ gene encoding murein biosynthesis integral membrane protein MurJ, with protein sequence MGLLRATGTIGGLTLVSRILGMIRDMLVARYLGAGLASDAFLIAWRLPNLFRALFAEGAFAAVFVPMFNRTMAEGDKLEPGSGKAAAVAFAGQILSVLFPIVVGFTLLMMITAAPVVWAMTGGFPDGGPEKFDLAVNLTRITFPYLALISLVSLLGGILNSLDRFWVNAAAPVLLNVCMIGAVLFFRGATPIETAYTQAVAVTLSGLAQLLWLMWSCRRAGVVLKLSAPKLSPQVKRMLKLIGPAALGAGALQFNLLISTSLAARFLPQGAVSFLYYADRLNQLPLGLIGIGVGTAILPALSRQIGLGNEAAASHTQNRALELSLFLALPAAVALCVSAVPLIRGLLQHGAFTAADTIGTASALAAFAVGVPAYVLIKVLTPGFYARQDTKTPVRVAVFSMLFNLIGNLVLIWPLGHVGVAVSTAIAAWVNVIVLYWLLHRRDQLRMDARFKDKAVRIFAASTLMGLALWFLNPFLDVHMARGVTERVIALILLCGIGGLVYGVAALVLRTYALSELRALFRRAPKTN
- the trpS gene encoding tryptophan--tRNA ligase, which produces MRVLSGIQPTGNLHLGNYLGAIRNWVKMQDEMDADSQCFFFLADMHSITVHEERTQRLKNVREMAAALIAAGIDPDRSVLFNQARVPAHAELAWLLNGTARIGWLNRMTQFKDKAGKNREGASVGLFVYPVLQAADVLLYQATHVPVGEDQKQHLELTRDIAVKFNTDFGVDLFTLPDPIIPKETARIMSLRDGTSKMSKSDPSDMSRINLTDDDDTIASKVRKAKTDPDPLPETMADLVGRPEASNLVGIFSALTGESGDSVCARFAGQGFGAFKPALANVLVESLRPIRQRFEALKNDNTALDAILLKGAEKASAAARPTLLGAYEALGLMR
- a CDS encoding DUF4136 domain-containing protein, translating into MSKLRKVGLLAAPVLALVALSGCTNNFNANVARFQQLPAPQGQSFAVVADDPRLAGGLEFSQYAGLVTSRMAQLGFVPAADPANANLIVRMRYDVDNGREKVQSTGFGGGWGGGWGGGWGGWGRGGYAGFYGPRRFGYGFYDPFLFGPGYNDVSSYTVYTSQLELKIEQAGSGKRLFEGTASAQSLSNKLTYLVPNLVEAMFTDFPGRNGENVKITVAPEPK